CCTTCACCATCGCCGCTGGTGTTCGTCGCATGCGCGTTCACAGACGCACCGGCGGCGCAGGCCGGGGTCCGCTCGTTGCTCGATAGCGGCGTCGCGCCGGCAGAGGTGGCGATCGGCGCCGTGGGATCGGCAAGACCTGCTGCGACGCAGCTGGCGCACGAGTTGGGCATCGCCGACGATGTCGATCCGGCGGATCCGCTGGCCGGCGCTCCAGGGCTGGCATCGGCCGCGCTGGGCGCACGCAACGTCGACCGTGGAGGGGTGGTGGGCGCGCTCGTCGGCGCGCTCGCCGGCGCGGCGATCTCGTTATTCCCGTCCCTTGGCGTTCTGCCGCTGGATCCGCACTATCGCCTGATCGGCAGCGCGCTCTTGTTCCTGGTGGTCGGCGCGCTTGCCGGCGCCACGCTTGGCGGTGCGCTTGCGCCGCAGCGCTCGACGCACATCGCGTTTCGCATCGTCGATGAGATCGAACATCATGGCTTCGCCGTGGTCGCGCGGCTTGACGCCGCGCGCGCTGCGGCGGCGGCGCAGAACCTCGAAGGCGCGGGCGGGCTGCATGTGATCCGCGTGCCCGAGGACGCGTGATCTATCGGTCCTGACGCGATCAACCCATACGAGCAGCTGGCGACGCCCGCGGGCCAGGCGCTGCTGCGCGCCCTCTCGGACTTCACCGAAAGCGCGATGACCGCAGCGGCAGCTCGTGCGCGCAAGCTGGCTGGCCCGGCTTTGGCGGGCGCCGCCCTGGCGACTTCGTTCGCGCGCCGGCGAGCACGGGCTGCCCGCAAGTTCACGCGCGCCGGCGAGATGTACTTCACGCGCGAGGGCTACGAACAATCGTCATCGGAGGCCGTGGCTCGCCATCGCGCCGCCCGCTTCGCCGGCTACCCCCGCGTCGCCGACCTGTGCTGCGGCATCGGCTCCGATTCCGTCGCGATCGCGCGCGCCATGCAGGCGGGCGGACATGTCGACGGCATCGACCGCAATGCCGACACGCTCGCCTGCGCTCGCTTGAACGCCCGCGCGTACGGCCTTGAAAGCGCGATCACCTTCCATCTCGGTGATGCGTTGGCGTGGCCGCTGCGCCATGATGCAGCGTTCGCCGACCCGTCGCGGCGGACGGCAGGTGGGCGGACCGCTCGAGCGGATCAGTACGAGCCGCCGCTGCAGGCCATAATGGAACGTGCGGGCGAGCTGAAGGATCGCGCGCTGGGCGTGAAAGTCGCTCCCGGCCTGCGGGTGGACGCCGACCGGCTAGCCGCGATGTGCGCAGCGCCGGTCGAGCTCGAGTACGTGTCCGAGCGCGGCGAGTGCAAAGAGGCGGTGATCTGGTGCGGCGCTCTGGCTCGCGGTCACGGCGCGCGACGAGCCACGGTCATCGATGCGGCGGGCACGCATGTGCTCGATGCGCAGCCATTCCGCGCCGTGGCCGGCGACATGCAGCGTTTTGTCGGCGAGCCCGATCCGGCGGTTATCCGCGCCGGCCTGATCGGCGCTCTGTGCGCTGAGACGCGCGCGACGCTGCTCGATCCCGACGTCGCCTATATGACGGCCGGCAGCGCTCCCCGCCGGCCGTTCGTCCGCTGGTTCGAGGTCATCGAGAGCATGCCGTTCAACGCGAAGCGATTGCGCGCCGCATTGCGCGCGCGCGACATCGGCGAACTCGTCATCAAGACGCGCGCGTTCCCGTTGCGCCCCGACGAGATCGCCGTGCTCGTCAAGCCGGCAGGTGCCGAGCGGGCCGTCCTGCTGTGCACGACGATCCGGGGAAAGAAGACCGCGATCGTGTGCAGGGCCGGACCAGACGCGCTGCAAAGCGCGGGCGCATGATCAGTGCGGTCATCGCGGCGGCCGGCCGCTTGGAGCCGGCGCAAGCCCGCGAGTATGCGACCGACATCAAAGCGTTGGCGTGCATCGGCGGCAAGACGCTGCTCGCCACGCTCGTCGACGCCCTGCGCGGCGTGCCGGAGATCGGCCGCATCAGCGTCGTGGGACCGCGCGCCGTGCGCGAGGGCGGCCTTGCGGTCGACGAGTGGTCGGACGAGCGCGCCAGCGGCGAAGAAAATGTGATCGCCGCGCTGCGCAGCGCCGGCGGCGGCCGTTGCCTCGCGTGTGCGGCCGACCTGCCGTTCGTCACCGCGGGTGCCATCGCCGCCCTGTTGCGCCTCGTGCCGCCCGACGTGCGGTGCGCGTATCCGATCTTCACGCGCTCGGAATTCTTAGGAGCTTTCCCCGGGGCGCGTTCGAGTTTCGCGACGCTTGCCGACGGCGAATGGACCGGCGGCAGCATCTTGGTGCTCGATGCGCCGCTCATGCTTCGCAATGAGGCGTTGATCAGACGCGGGTTCGCGGCGCGCAAGAATCTGCTGACGCTGGCGGCGCTCCTCGGTCCGGCCCTGGCACTGCGCTACGCGACCAGGCGGCTCACGGTCGACGACGTACAGGCGCGTCTGAGCGCGCTGATCGGGGGCAACGTGATGGCGGTGCGGGGCGCAGACCCGGCACTAGCCATGGATTGCGACGAGGCGGCCGACTTCGAATACGCGCGCAAGCGCTTCATGGACGCGCCGGCGCGATGACCCGATCTGCACCGCCGCGTGTGCAGAATCAGTTCGCATTGTCGTTCTATTGGTTCGCATGGGAGCTGCACTGGGCCGCGTTGCTCGGCGCGACGCTGCAGGCGGAGATCGCACGCTTCATGCCGCCCACGGCGTACGGGCGCGCCACGGCGATACTCGGCGGCATCGGCGCGATGCTGGCCATCCTCTCTCAGTACGGCGCCGGGCGCGCCTCGGACGTGCTGCGCAAACGCATGCCGTTCATCATCGCCGGCACGCTGCTCGATGTGGCGGCGCTGTATGCGTTCGCGTTAGCGCCGTCGTTCGGGGCGGTCGTCGTCGCCTTCGCAGCGGTGCAAGTCTCGCTCAACATCGCAGGTGGTCCGTATCAGGCGCTGATCCCCGACCGCATCGCCAAAGCCGCCCAAGGGCGCGCCTCTGCATATATGGGGTTGATGCGGCTAGCGGGCACAGCCGCCGGCTTGCTGCTCGCAAAACTGGTCGTGCATCAGCCGGGCCCAGGCGTGACGCCGCAGATGTACACGCATAGCTTTCTCGTCCTGGTCTCGGTCATCGCCGCGACACTGCTGGTCGCGCTCGCCGTCACGCTGCTCGGCGTGGGCGAGACGGACGCCGACGTGGCGCCGGCACAGCCGGTGCTGGCTGATTGGCCGCAGCGCGCCAGCTTCTGGTGGCTGATCGTCTCGCGCGCTCTCGTGAGCTCGGGCTTGTATCTCATCTTGCCGTTCCTCGGCTTCTATCTGCGCTTCGCACAGCACGTCGACCGTTACCAATCGGCCAGCCTGACGCTGCTGCTCGTCATGGTCGGATGCTCGCTCGTGGGAACGGTGCCGGCGGGGCTGCTCGGCGACCGCATGCCGAAAAAATCTATCATCTATATAGCGCTCGCCCTACTCGCAGCAGGGTCGCTTGCTTTGACGTTCACGACCACGCTCGCGCCGATCTGGGCGCTGGCCGTCGCGCTCGGCGTCGGCTGGGGCGCGTATTACTCGGTCGACTGGGCGCTTGCCACGAATCTGCTGCCGCCGGGCCGGGCCGGCGCGCTCATGGCCATCTGGAATCTCGGCGCATCCGCGCCGCAGGTGGCCGCGCCGATCGTCGGCGGACTGCTCGTCGATCGCGTCGGGGAAGCCAGCGGCGACCTGGGGTTGGGGTACCGTCTGCTGTTCGCGCTGGTCGCCGCGTTCGTCGGCGCGGGTGCGTTCGCACTGTCGTTCGTCCGGGAGTCAGGTGAAGGATTGGC
This genomic interval from Candidatus Eremiobacteraceae bacterium contains the following:
- a CDS encoding methyltransferase domain-containing protein — translated: MTAAAARARKLAGPALAGAALATSFARRRARAARKFTRAGEMYFTREGYEQSSSEAVARHRAARFAGYPRVADLCCGIGSDSVAIARAMQAGGHVDGIDRNADTLACARLNARAYGLESAITFHLGDALAWPLRHDAAFADPSRRTAGGRTARADQYEPPLQAIMERAGELKDRALGVKVAPGLRVDADRLAAMCAAPVELEYVSERGECKEAVIWCGALARGHGARRATVIDAAGTHVLDAQPFRAVAGDMQRFVGEPDPAVIRAGLIGALCAETRATLLDPDVAYMTAGSAPRRPFVRWFEVIESMPFNAKRLRAALRARDIGELVIKTRAFPLRPDEIAVLVKPAGAERAVLLCTTIRGKKTAIVCRAGPDALQSAGA
- a CDS encoding MFS transporter: MTRSAPPRVQNQFALSFYWFAWELHWAALLGATLQAEIARFMPPTAYGRATAILGGIGAMLAILSQYGAGRASDVLRKRMPFIIAGTLLDVAALYAFALAPSFGAVVVAFAAVQVSLNIAGGPYQALIPDRIAKAAQGRASAYMGLMRLAGTAAGLLLAKLVVHQPGPGVTPQMYTHSFLVLVSVIAATLLVALAVTLLGVGETDADVAPAQPVLADWPQRASFWWLIVSRALVSSGLYLILPFLGFYLRFAQHVDRYQSASLTLLLVMVGCSLVGTVPAGLLGDRMPKKSIIYIALALLAAGSLALTFTTTLAPIWALAVALGVGWGAYYSVDWALATNLLPPGRAGALMAIWNLGASAPQVAAPIVGGLLVDRVGEASGDLGLGYRLLFALVAAFVGAGAFALSFVRESGEGLARRPP
- a CDS encoding NTP transferase domain-containing protein produces the protein MISAVIAAAGRLEPAQAREYATDIKALACIGGKTLLATLVDALRGVPEIGRISVVGPRAVREGGLAVDEWSDERASGEENVIAALRSAGGGRCLACAADLPFVTAGAIAALLRLVPPDVRCAYPIFTRSEFLGAFPGARSSFATLADGEWTGGSILVLDAPLMLRNEALIRRGFAARKNLLTLAALLGPALALRYATRRLTVDDVQARLSALIGGNVMAVRGADPALAMDCDEAADFEYARKRFMDAPAR